A section of the Rhizophagus irregularis chromosome 16, complete sequence genome encodes:
- a CDS encoding uncharacterized protein (SECRETED:cutsite_ATS-NP; SECRETED:prob_0.6035); SECRETED:SignalP(1-18) — translation MNRTSIFIILIFVSFATSNPTPLKRQDQLNGFTQCKGSFANSITLLSYTPNPVVTGQNVTSHLAGTATEIIKQGTTIVYTAYFKDEPTKEAFQHKQDFCEVYVKQSGSECPVKKGDYSFTASWLVEKHPDEPKNLVVEYYFNISGT, via the coding sequence aTGAATCGTAccagtatttttattattttgattttcgtGTCGTTCGCAACATCAAATCCAACTCCATTGAAACGTCAGGATCAACTCAATGGATTTACTCAGTGCAAAGGCAGCTTTGCAAATTCAATTACTTTACTAAGTTATACCCCGAATCCAGTTGTCACAGGCCAAAATGTTACTTCTCATTTGGCTGGTACAGCaactgaaattattaaacagGGTACAACGATTGTATATACGGCATATTTTAAGGACGAACCAACCAAAGAAGCATTTCAACATAAACAAGATTTTTGCGAGGTTTATGTTAAACAAAGTGGATCCGAATGCCCAGTAAAAAAAGGAGATTACTCTTTTACCGCATCTTGGCTTGTTGAAAAACATCCTGATGAACCTAAAAATCTTGTagttgaatattattttaatatttctggTACGTAA
- a CDS encoding uncharacterized protein (SECRETED:cutsite_GSS-LP; SECRETED:prob_0.6616); SECRETED:SignalP(1-27) — protein sequence MNLMKNLLIYSIYSIALIFVFVQFGSSLPVETPQCLDIKNPLKMSEAKAVPCPYVNEKDKDSKDHK from the coding sequence atgaatttgatgaaaaatCTTTTGATTTACTCTATTTACTCTATTGCTTTGATATTTGTGTTCGTTCAATTCGGTTCAAGTTTACCAGTAGAAACGCCTCAATGTTTGGATATCAAGAACCCTCTTAAAATGTCTGAAGCTAAAGCTGTCCCATGTCCTTACgtaaatgaaaaagataaagattcaAAAGATCACAAATAA